A stretch of the Paenibacillus dendritiformis genome encodes the following:
- a CDS encoding flagellar motor protein, whose protein sequence is MDKTTVIGIIAGLAALIGGFLWEGGNIGGLWEKTAALIVIGGTIAAVVVSFPGKRLRSIPQALKMAFAHRAPQPEKLIDDIVALSTVARREGMLSLEDTVQRHENEYLRSGMMMVIDGTEPELVKQMLELEMDAIAEKHEGYAKIFEAAGGYAPTMGILGTVMGLIHVLGSLSDPSMLGPSIAVAFTATLYGVATANVIYLPIASKIKERSADEIRIMEMMEYGILAVQAGENPQIVRKKLSSFLLAEDAFESLKADPLMKRGMIHETQK, encoded by the coding sequence ATGGATAAGACGACTGTTATCGGGATTATCGCAGGATTAGCCGCGCTCATCGGCGGTTTCTTGTGGGAAGGCGGAAATATTGGCGGCTTATGGGAAAAAACAGCGGCGCTTATCGTCATTGGGGGCACCATCGCCGCCGTCGTCGTCAGCTTCCCGGGCAAGCGGCTCCGCAGCATTCCCCAGGCGCTGAAGATGGCCTTCGCGCACCGCGCGCCGCAGCCGGAAAAGCTCATCGATGATATTGTGGCCCTGAGCACGGTCGCCCGCCGCGAAGGAATGCTGTCCCTGGAAGACACAGTGCAGCGGCACGAGAATGAATATTTGCGCAGCGGCATGATGATGGTCATCGATGGCACGGAACCGGAGCTGGTAAAGCAGATGCTTGAACTGGAGATGGACGCGATCGCCGAGAAGCATGAAGGCTATGCCAAAATATTCGAAGCCGCCGGGGGCTATGCCCCGACGATGGGGATACTCGGTACGGTCATGGGCCTCATTCACGTCCTGGGCAGCTTGTCCGATCCTTCGATGCTCGGACCTTCCATTGCCGTCGCCTTCACGGCGACCCTGTACGGCGTAGCGACCGCCAACGTCATCTATCTGCCTATCGCGAGCAAGATTAAAGAGCGGAGCGCGGACGAAATCCGCATCATGGAGATGATGGAGTACGGCATTCTCGCCGTTCAGGCCGGAGAGAATCCGCAGATTGTGCGCAAAAAGCTGAGCTCCTTCCTGCTTGCCGAGGATGCGTTCGAGTCGCTCAAGGCGGATCCGTTGATGAAGCGGGGGATGATCCATGAGACGCAGAAGTAG
- a CDS encoding OmpA/MotB family protein, which translates to MRRRSRQRGQATANHERWLITYADLITLLLIFFVIMYAMSQVDAVKYQSLSETLQQSFKSGNTPMDQGAGILDGAYTKPGKTGALKTAEDGGSGEVKEEKPVAIGVLTDKDLAFRKQEEQLQNFMGVIQQYINDNDLGGQIEVTDIPKGISIRLSDRLLFDLSRAELKDKALPTLDKLATLLPQLDTMVSIEGHTDNLPFASGGRYKDNWELSAARALSVLRFFVDDKKLDADQFQIAGYGETRPVVDNDTEEHRQQNRRVEIIVLRNMVQ; encoded by the coding sequence ATGAGACGCAGAAGTAGACAACGCGGCCAGGCAACGGCCAATCACGAACGTTGGCTTATCACCTACGCGGACTTGATTACGCTGCTGCTCATTTTCTTCGTAATTATGTACGCCATGAGCCAGGTCGACGCCGTCAAATACCAGTCGCTGTCCGAGACGCTCCAGCAATCGTTCAAGAGCGGCAACACTCCGATGGACCAAGGCGCGGGCATCCTGGACGGAGCCTATACGAAGCCCGGCAAGACAGGGGCGCTGAAGACCGCCGAGGACGGAGGCTCCGGAGAAGTCAAGGAAGAGAAGCCGGTCGCCATCGGCGTATTGACCGACAAGGACTTGGCGTTCCGCAAGCAGGAGGAACAGCTCCAGAACTTCATGGGAGTCATTCAGCAATACATCAACGACAACGATCTGGGCGGCCAGATTGAAGTGACGGATATCCCCAAGGGGATCTCGATTCGGCTCAGCGACCGGCTGTTGTTCGATTTGAGCCGCGCGGAACTGAAGGACAAGGCTTTGCCGACCCTGGACAAGCTGGCTACCCTGCTGCCGCAGCTTGACACGATGGTCAGCATCGAAGGACATACGGATAATCTGCCGTTCGCCTCCGGCGGACGCTACAAGGACAATTGGGAGCTGTCCGCAGCCCGGGCCCTGTCCGTTCTCCGTTTCTTCGTCGACGACAAGAAGCTGGATGCCGACCAGTTCCAGATCGCGGGCTATGGCGAGACGCGGCCGGTTGTGGATAATGATACGGAAGAGCACCGCCAACAAAACCGGCGGGTGGAGATTATCGTCCTGCGGAACATGGTGCAGTAG
- a CDS encoding PDZ domain-containing protein produces MDLLTEIGVHLAEALLQWLLSPFYWISIILIALLYRRQMLLERRLFAVKMHSWIEHTWHAWLGGLLAGLAVSAAAIGLGVSLTAEAIIALWAVALLLLLFRVRFLCLAYSAGVLALAQFALNAFAPAWAPEGFLAPYVAAIREMDAAGLLILVALLHAAEAWLIRKQAARMAGPLFMESKRGRIVGAYQMQSLWPLPLLLLFPAVTTGTPLPWTPLLGTGWEQGWTLIAFPVVIGFSELTFTRLPQEKAAVSASRLFAYAAILLALGLAASWWPPLVPLAAIAALGLHEALIWFSRREENERSPVFTHDPLGLRVLAVLPGSPAEALGIRIGEVIAKANGVPVRTKEQLHQALRANAAFCKLEVYNRDGEVRFLQRALYAGEHHQLGVLLAPDDRVAFVAVTRQPSLFALLRMPWTKLKTMLGRPEPEQPGLGTADASEAKPADTSAT; encoded by the coding sequence GTGGACCTCCTGACGGAAATTGGCGTTCATTTGGCGGAAGCGCTGCTTCAGTGGCTGCTGTCGCCATTTTATTGGATATCCATTATATTGATTGCACTCCTCTACCGGAGGCAGATGCTGCTTGAGCGAAGGCTGTTCGCGGTCAAGATGCACAGTTGGATCGAGCATACGTGGCATGCCTGGCTGGGCGGGCTGCTGGCGGGGCTCGCCGTCTCGGCCGCGGCGATCGGCCTGGGCGTCTCCTTGACGGCGGAAGCGATTATCGCGCTCTGGGCGGTCGCGCTGCTGCTCTTGTTATTCCGCGTCCGCTTTCTATGTCTTGCGTACTCGGCGGGCGTGCTCGCCCTGGCGCAGTTCGCGCTGAACGCCTTCGCGCCGGCCTGGGCGCCGGAAGGCTTCCTGGCGCCGTATGTGGCCGCCATCCGGGAGATGGATGCAGCGGGGCTGCTCATCCTGGTGGCGCTGCTGCACGCGGCGGAAGCCTGGCTTATCCGCAAGCAGGCCGCACGCATGGCCGGCCCGTTGTTCATGGAGAGCAAGCGGGGCCGGATTGTCGGCGCCTATCAGATGCAGAGCCTGTGGCCGCTCCCGCTGCTGCTGCTCTTCCCGGCCGTGACGACGGGAACGCCGCTTCCATGGACACCGCTCCTCGGCACGGGTTGGGAGCAAGGCTGGACCTTGATCGCGTTCCCGGTCGTCATCGGCTTCTCCGAGCTGACGTTCACCCGTCTGCCGCAGGAGAAGGCCGCGGTAAGCGCCTCGCGCCTGTTCGCCTATGCGGCGATTCTGCTTGCGCTCGGGCTGGCGGCTTCCTGGTGGCCGCCGCTGGTCCCGCTGGCGGCGATCGCGGCGCTTGGACTGCATGAAGCGCTCATCTGGTTCAGCCGCCGCGAGGAGAACGAGCGCAGCCCCGTCTTCACGCATGATCCGCTTGGGCTGCGTGTGCTGGCGGTGCTGCCGGGCAGTCCGGCGGAAGCGCTGGGCATTCGGATTGGCGAGGTCATCGCCAAGGCGAACGGCGTCCCGGTGCGCACGAAGGAGCAGCTGCATCAGGCGCTGCGCGCCAATGCGGCGTTCTGCAAGCTGGAGGTGTATAACCGGGACGGCGAGGTGCGCTTCCTGCAGCGCGCGCTCTATGCCGGCGAGCATCACCAGCTCGGCGTCCTGCTCGCGCCGGACGATCGCGTCGCCTTCGTCGCCGTGACGCGGCAGCCGTCGCTGTTCGCGCTGCTGAGGATGCCTTGGACGAAGCTGAAGACGATGCTGGGCCGTCCGGAACCGGAGCAGCCGGGCTTGGGCACGGCGGACGCTTCGGAGGCGAAGCCGGCCGATACATCCGCTACATAA
- a CDS encoding S41 family peptidase → MSFKGRTVALLVGAAVLASSVVTLAAVDLPSLASGGQAAATGKGLSPQEMQKINSALGIIENKYVTPVERQKIVNGAVHGMISALQDPYSSYMEAEEAEQFNHSIEGAFTGIGAEVTMENGEVTVVSPIKGSPAEKAGVKPKDVLLSVNGESLAGKTLNEAVEKIRGPKGTKAKIMIKRAGQSQPIELTVVRDEVDFETVYPKMLDDKIGYIEVRQFSMNTFDRFKEELEKLEKQGMKGLVIDVRSNPGGVLDIVQKMTEQFVPKGKTIVQVENRNKERDKYNSQGTSTAVKPYPIAVLTNKGSASASEIMASALKESAGAKLVGEHTFGKGTVQTSYDSGDGGLIKITIAKWLTPDGNWIHEKGIEPDVVVHQPEYYSVAPLPRDKTLKFDMNDADVKNMQLILDGLGYKPGRTDGYFSKETEAALKSFQRAAGLNATGQVDAKTAEKLEADILKAMRDPKNDAQLKKAVETVKQEIR, encoded by the coding sequence ATGTCGTTCAAAGGACGGACGGTCGCCTTGCTTGTAGGGGCGGCAGTGCTGGCAAGCAGCGTGGTGACGCTGGCTGCGGTGGATTTGCCCAGTCTGGCCAGCGGAGGACAAGCAGCGGCCACAGGCAAAGGCCTGTCCCCGCAGGAGATGCAGAAGATCAATTCCGCACTCGGCATCATTGAAAATAAGTATGTAACCCCGGTAGAGCGCCAGAAGATCGTGAACGGGGCTGTGCATGGCATGATCTCGGCACTGCAGGATCCGTACTCCTCTTATATGGAGGCGGAGGAAGCCGAGCAATTCAATCACAGCATCGAAGGCGCCTTTACGGGCATCGGCGCGGAAGTGACGATGGAGAACGGCGAGGTCACGGTCGTATCCCCGATCAAGGGCTCGCCTGCCGAGAAGGCGGGCGTGAAGCCGAAGGATGTGCTTCTCTCTGTCAACGGGGAGAGCCTGGCAGGCAAGACGCTGAATGAAGCCGTGGAAAAGATTCGCGGCCCGAAAGGCACCAAGGCGAAAATCATGATCAAGCGCGCGGGGCAATCCCAGCCGATTGAGCTCACGGTCGTTCGCGATGAGGTGGACTTCGAGACTGTCTATCCGAAGATGCTGGATGACAAGATCGGCTATATCGAGGTGCGCCAGTTCTCGATGAACACGTTCGACCGCTTCAAGGAAGAACTGGAGAAGCTGGAGAAGCAGGGCATGAAGGGACTTGTCATCGACGTGCGCAGCAACCCGGGCGGTGTGCTCGATATCGTGCAGAAGATGACGGAGCAGTTCGTTCCGAAGGGCAAGACGATTGTGCAGGTGGAGAACCGCAACAAAGAGCGCGACAAGTACAACTCCCAGGGCACGTCCACAGCCGTGAAGCCTTATCCGATCGCGGTGCTGACCAACAAGGGCAGCGCGAGCGCATCCGAGATTATGGCGAGCGCGTTGAAGGAATCAGCCGGAGCGAAGCTGGTCGGCGAGCATACCTTCGGCAAAGGAACGGTCCAGACGAGTTATGATTCCGGCGACGGCGGCCTGATCAAGATTACGATCGCGAAATGGCTCACCCCGGACGGCAATTGGATTCATGAAAAAGGCATCGAACCGGACGTTGTCGTTCATCAGCCGGAATATTACAGCGTCGCGCCGCTTCCGCGGGACAAAACGCTCAAGTTCGATATGAACGATGCGGACGTGAAAAATATGCAGCTTATTCTCGATGGTCTCGGTTATAAGCCGGGCCGTACGGACGGCTATTTCTCCAAGGAGACCGAAGCCGCGCTGAAGTCGTTCCAGCGCGCTGCCGGATTGAACGCGACCGGCCAGGTCGACGCGAAGACGGCGGAGAAGCTGGAAGCCGACATTTTGAAGGCGATGCGCGATCCGAAGAATGATGCCCAATTGAAAAAAGCGGTAGAAACGGTGAAGCAGGAAATTCGCTAA
- a CDS encoding murein hydrolase activator EnvC family protein — protein MKQGRKKKWIALIAAGALLLTLVPPTVGEASELDKVNKQLQDLQRQMQEAEKKQQEADAQKAQAEKLIKKTTKDLNYVVGEIEKKTKEMLDVTLEIDKTEANLEEAAQELEDVKHRIAEREKLLDSRVQLMYTNGAVSYIDVLFSATSFSDFVDRLDSMQTIASRDKEILTEHKRDKELAVVKKKEIETELKRVKLLYAKLDEAKKNLQLKEKEKKVMIASYEKQAEDNHGVSEEQERLLMEFAKQRADLIRKKNELNAQRQQRKTGQTSRKVYTYSGGKLGVPLQDDYYISSPFGSRTDPITGARSAFHSGIDMATPGGTPIYAAEDGAVIVAEWYGGYGNCVIIDHGNGLWTLYGHIRPGGIKVQKGDTVKRGDKIAEVGQTGRATGNHLHFEVRVNGEQVDPKEYLK, from the coding sequence ATGAAGCAAGGACGGAAGAAGAAATGGATAGCCCTGATCGCAGCGGGCGCTCTTCTACTGACACTCGTGCCGCCGACGGTTGGGGAAGCGTCGGAGCTGGATAAAGTGAACAAGCAGCTTCAGGATCTGCAGCGGCAGATGCAGGAAGCGGAGAAGAAGCAGCAGGAGGCCGATGCGCAGAAAGCGCAGGCCGAGAAGCTGATTAAGAAGACGACCAAGGATCTGAATTACGTCGTCGGCGAGATCGAGAAGAAGACGAAGGAGATGCTTGACGTCACGCTTGAAATCGACAAGACGGAGGCGAATCTGGAGGAGGCGGCCCAGGAGCTGGAGGATGTCAAGCACCGGATCGCCGAACGGGAGAAGCTGCTCGATTCGCGCGTGCAGCTGATGTATACGAACGGCGCCGTCTCCTATATCGATGTGTTGTTCAGCGCCACAAGCTTCTCCGACTTCGTCGATCGGCTCGACTCGATGCAGACGATTGCTTCGCGGGACAAGGAAATATTGACCGAGCATAAGCGGGACAAGGAATTAGCCGTCGTCAAGAAGAAGGAGATCGAGACGGAGCTGAAGCGAGTCAAGCTGCTCTACGCGAAGCTGGATGAAGCGAAGAAGAACTTGCAGCTGAAGGAAAAAGAGAAAAAGGTCATGATCGCAAGCTATGAGAAGCAGGCGGAAGACAATCACGGCGTGAGCGAAGAGCAGGAGCGTCTTCTGATGGAATTCGCCAAGCAGCGGGCCGATCTGATCCGGAAGAAAAATGAGCTGAATGCGCAGCGTCAGCAGCGCAAGACGGGCCAAACGTCGCGGAAGGTCTATACGTATTCGGGCGGCAAGCTTGGTGTGCCGCTGCAAGACGATTACTACATTTCTTCGCCGTTCGGTTCCCGCACGGATCCGATTACCGGCGCCCGCAGCGCGTTCCATAGCGGCATCGATATGGCGACCCCGGGCGGGACGCCGATCTATGCGGCCGAGGACGGCGCGGTTATCGTAGCCGAGTGGTATGGGGGCTACGGCAATTGTGTTATAATTGATCACGGCAACGGACTCTGGACGCTGTATGGCCATATTCGTCCGGGCGGCATCAAGGTGCAGAAGGGCGATACCGTCAAGCGAGGCGACAAGATCGCGGAAGTCGGCCAGACCGGCCGCGCGACGGGCAACCATCTTCATTTCGAAGTGCGGGTGAACGGCGAACAGGTGGATCCGAAAGAATATCTCAAATAA
- the ftsX gene encoding permease-like cell division protein FtsX, whose amino-acid sequence MTFNTLARHLREGSKSLFRNGWMSFASVSSIVISLFILGVFMVLSINVNAITNNIDNQVQIRVFLQLDVTPEQTKLLETDIGNMSEVSKVVFISKKEGMKLLEQQMGEEGKELLAGYNDETNPLPDSFTVDVYEPEDVPMVAKKITMLNETNSAKPIWKVQYGKGTVETLFKVTSTIRNFGLLVVAGLAVTAMFLISNTIKVTIMARQREIGIMKLVGATNSFIRGPFFVEGALLGIIGSVVTIALLFYGYQQLTTHFEFGLMIIKLVPLADIWLLVGGTLLGLGIVIGVWGSTISIRKFLKV is encoded by the coding sequence ATGACTTTTAATACGTTGGCCCGCCATCTGAGAGAAGGCAGCAAGAGCTTGTTCCGCAACGGATGGATGTCATTCGCCTCCGTAAGTTCGATCGTGATCTCTCTGTTCATTCTCGGTGTATTTATGGTATTGTCCATCAACGTCAATGCCATTACGAACAATATTGACAATCAAGTGCAGATTCGGGTCTTCCTTCAATTGGATGTGACGCCGGAGCAGACGAAGCTGCTGGAGACGGATATCGGCAATATGTCCGAGGTCAGCAAGGTCGTCTTCATCTCGAAGAAGGAAGGAATGAAGCTGCTGGAGCAGCAGATGGGCGAAGAAGGCAAGGAACTCCTCGCCGGTTATAACGACGAGACCAACCCGCTGCCGGATTCCTTTACGGTTGATGTGTACGAGCCGGAAGATGTGCCGATGGTAGCCAAAAAAATCACAATGCTGAACGAGACCAACAGCGCCAAGCCGATCTGGAAGGTGCAGTACGGCAAAGGCACCGTCGAGACGTTGTTCAAAGTCACCTCGACCATCCGCAACTTCGGGCTGCTTGTCGTTGCCGGGCTGGCCGTGACGGCCATGTTCCTTATTTCCAACACGATTAAGGTAACGATTATGGCGCGCCAGCGCGAGATCGGCATTATGAAGCTGGTCGGCGCGACGAACTCTTTTATACGAGGGCCGTTCTTCGTGGAAGGGGCGCTCCTCGGCATCATTGGTTCGGTGGTGACCATCGCGTTGCTCTTCTATGGATATCAGCAGTTGACCACGCATTTTGAGTTCGGTCTGATGATTATCAAGTTGGTTCCCCTGGCGGATATTTGGCTCCTTGTGGGCGGGACGCTGCTTGGCCTGGGCATCGTCATCGGCGTATGGGGAAGCACGATTTCGATACGGAAGTTCTTGAAGGTATAA
- the ftsE gene encoding cell division ATP-binding protein FtsE — MIEMQDVWKTYPDGSHALRGVSVRIDKDEFVYVVGPSGAGKSTFMKLIYREEIPTKGQIVVSGFNIGKLKQRKIPFVRRNIGVVFQDFRLLPKLTAYENVAFAMEVIEAPPKVIKRRVPEVLELVGLKHKAASLPAQLSGGEQQRVAIARAIVNNPSVIVADEPTGNLDPENSWGIMKLLEEINYRGTTIVMATHNKDIVNAMRQRVIAIEHGHIVRDEVRGEYGYDF, encoded by the coding sequence TTGATAGAAATGCAGGATGTGTGGAAGACGTACCCGGATGGATCGCATGCGTTGCGCGGTGTCTCTGTCCGGATTGACAAGGATGAGTTCGTCTATGTGGTTGGTCCATCCGGAGCGGGGAAATCAACCTTTATGAAGCTGATATACAGAGAGGAAATCCCGACGAAAGGGCAGATTGTCGTCAGCGGATTCAATATCGGGAAGCTGAAGCAGCGCAAAATTCCGTTCGTGCGGCGCAATATCGGCGTCGTATTCCAGGATTTCCGGCTGCTGCCCAAGCTGACTGCTTATGAAAATGTAGCCTTTGCAATGGAGGTCATTGAAGCGCCGCCGAAGGTCATTAAGCGCCGGGTGCCGGAGGTGCTCGAACTGGTGGGCTTGAAGCATAAGGCGGCAAGCCTGCCTGCCCAATTGTCGGGCGGGGAGCAGCAACGGGTCGCGATTGCCCGGGCGATCGTGAACAATCCGTCGGTTATCGTCGCGGACGAGCCGACCGGCAACCTCGACCCCGAGAATTCCTGGGGCATTATGAAGCTGCTGGAGGAAATTAATTACCGCGGGACGACGATTGTGATGGCGACGCACAACAAGGACATTGTCAACGCCATGCGTCAGCGGGTTATCGCGATCGAGCACGGACATATCGTGCGGGATGAGGTTCGGGGGGAATACGGATATGACTTTTAA
- a CDS encoding alpha/beta hydrolase produces the protein MKPKKTARRIIQWIVLMAILPIFVIPGLLIYIIGQFTPSLNALIIKRLFEWKPFASPANIETIKKQVHVVKDVVYDKHGRENSLLDIYCPKHTGKDLPVIMWIHGGGFVSGNKEQTQEYGMALANEGYIVANINYALAPGEKYPQPVIQANKALEYLQAYISEYGGDMNRLFIGGDSAGAHIASQTAAVITNENLADSMGIQPSVDKKQLKGALLYCGLYNMDRMTRPQSSFILQFGVKSVFWSYTGVKNFGTFSRLDEMSTVNHITPDYPPVFLTVGDADPLAPHSADLIDVLLGNGVEADTVLFDGTNPELGHEYQFDFTSPHAEKTLGRTLEFLRRRS, from the coding sequence ATGAAACCAAAGAAAACGGCTCGCCGGATTATTCAATGGATCGTTCTTATGGCGATTCTTCCTATCTTTGTTATTCCTGGATTGCTCATATATATCATCGGTCAGTTCACCCCTTCTCTGAATGCCCTGATCATTAAGCGGCTCTTCGAATGGAAGCCCTTCGCGTCCCCCGCCAACATCGAGACGATCAAGAAGCAGGTCCATGTCGTAAAAGACGTTGTATATGATAAGCACGGAAGGGAGAACAGCCTCCTCGATATTTACTGTCCGAAGCATACCGGCAAGGATCTCCCCGTCATTATGTGGATACATGGAGGGGGATTCGTGTCAGGCAATAAAGAACAAACGCAAGAATATGGCATGGCGCTGGCCAATGAGGGGTATATCGTAGCCAATATCAACTACGCCCTTGCACCGGGGGAGAAGTATCCCCAGCCTGTCATTCAGGCCAACAAAGCGCTGGAATATTTGCAGGCCTACATCTCGGAGTACGGCGGCGATATGAACCGATTATTCATTGGCGGGGATTCGGCGGGCGCTCACATCGCCAGCCAGACCGCGGCTGTCATCACCAATGAAAATCTGGCGGATTCGATGGGGATACAGCCTTCCGTCGACAAAAAACAGCTCAAGGGCGCCTTATTATACTGCGGTCTTTACAATATGGATAGAATGACCCGGCCCCAGTCCTCTTTTATTCTGCAGTTTGGAGTAAAGTCGGTATTTTGGTCCTATACGGGTGTCAAAAATTTCGGCACGTTCTCCCGGCTGGACGAAATGTCCACGGTGAACCACATTACGCCGGATTACCCGCCAGTCTTTCTGACCGTCGGCGATGCCGATCCGCTGGCCCCGCATTCCGCGGATCTGATTGACGTTCTCCTTGGGAACGGAGTCGAAGCCGACACGGTATTATTTGACGGCACGAATCCCGAGTTGGGTCATGAGTACCAATTCGATTTCACTTCTCCCCATGCCGAAAAAACATTAGGGAGAACACTTGAATTTTTGAGAAGGCGCAGCTGA
- a CDS encoding VanW family protein encodes MRKIHALFIAAASLLLAVTAMWGWANSYASQDRIPPEVRLSSWEVGGMSFAAFREELNRRVRQLEATPVEVTFGNSGVAPVKTTLSELGVTYDAKPFLAALKPLQEGSLWERITARRSFNQDWDLQFHWKEDVWKERFTPGWETASFGKPVNASREITKDDQVVYTPERQVYRIDRVQLEQLIRAAIPPVWYEGGPIRIEAPLALTDPPVTVASLKAEGIERKIIEFSTGFAKSEDGRTHNVVSAAKTIDDMILKPGDIFDYDKVIAETEKKYGFREAPVIYNGKLVPGIGGGICQVSSTLYNAVLRTGLEIVERRNHSLPVSYLPLGLDATFSQGYINFKFKNSTGKHLLIRTETENGRLTIKFFGTMDKNLSYKMETKTVKVLDPQVKYVKNPHLTAGAQQVLQQGKKGYVVESYRIKMVNGKEVERERIALDTYQPQPSLIAVNSGSGTAPAKPKSDKEPIVEDGINGPDFKPNT; translated from the coding sequence TTGAGAAAAATCCATGCGCTATTCATCGCCGCCGCTTCGCTGCTGCTCGCCGTTACCGCCATGTGGGGCTGGGCGAACAGCTATGCTTCGCAAGACCGCATTCCGCCGGAGGTCCGGCTCTCTTCCTGGGAAGTGGGCGGGATGTCCTTTGCTGCCTTTCGCGAGGAGCTGAATCGGCGGGTGCGGCAATTGGAAGCGACGCCGGTGGAGGTCACCTTCGGCAACAGCGGGGTAGCTCCGGTCAAGACGACCTTATCCGAGCTCGGGGTAACCTATGACGCCAAGCCGTTCTTGGCCGCGCTGAAGCCTTTGCAGGAAGGTTCTCTCTGGGAACGGATAACGGCAAGAAGAAGCTTCAATCAGGATTGGGATCTGCAGTTTCATTGGAAAGAGGATGTGTGGAAGGAGCGGTTTACGCCAGGCTGGGAGACGGCAAGCTTCGGGAAACCGGTCAATGCCTCGCGCGAGATTACGAAGGATGACCAGGTCGTCTATACGCCGGAGCGGCAAGTCTACCGCATCGATCGCGTTCAGTTGGAGCAATTGATACGGGCCGCTATTCCTCCGGTCTGGTATGAAGGAGGACCCATTCGCATCGAAGCCCCATTGGCGCTGACCGATCCGCCGGTAACGGTCGCCTCCCTCAAGGCGGAAGGCATCGAGCGGAAAATCATCGAGTTCTCGACCGGCTTCGCCAAATCCGAGGACGGGCGCACGCATAATGTCGTATCGGCCGCCAAAACGATCGATGACATGATATTGAAGCCCGGCGATATTTTCGACTACGACAAAGTCATTGCGGAGACAGAGAAAAAGTACGGCTTCAGGGAAGCCCCTGTCATTTACAACGGTAAATTGGTGCCAGGCATCGGCGGCGGCATCTGTCAGGTGTCAAGCACGCTTTACAATGCGGTCCTCCGGACAGGACTGGAAATCGTCGAACGGCGCAATCATTCCCTGCCGGTCTCATACCTGCCTCTTGGGCTGGACGCGACATTTTCCCAGGGATATATCAATTTCAAGTTCAAAAACTCTACCGGCAAGCACCTCCTTATCCGGACCGAGACCGAAAACGGGCGCTTGACGATTAAATTTTTCGGCACGATGGATAAGAACCTTTCCTATAAAATGGAGACAAAAACCGTGAAGGTGCTGGATCCGCAAGTGAAATACGTCAAAAACCCGCATCTGACAGCCGGGGCGCAGCAGGTGCTGCAACAGGGAAAAAAAGGCTATGTCGTCGAATCGTACCGCATCAAAATGGTGAACGGGAAAGAGGTGGAGCGCGAGCGCATCGCCCTGGATACCTACCAGCCTCAACCGTCGCTGATTGCCGTCAACAGCGGCAGCGGAACCGCACCGGCGAAGCCGAAGAGCGACAAGGAACCGATCGTGGAGGATGGAATCAACGGGCCTGATTTCAAGCCGAATACATAA